A single window of Shewanella sp. Choline-02u-19 DNA harbors:
- a CDS encoding beta strand repeat-containing protein — protein MTLTGLAQNIAVANGTVVIADNGSMTFEPTDNYYGPVTFDYIATDADGDIDTGTVNITVMPNVSGGNSTSLTVDDSDTIGSATDSDSNGLNFTAGVAAVSLFAFGSLANIGVTGLDGNLTWTVDSSGNLIGSLDGSPILQLSLSGTTIAAGDTGSVTVSVTLLDNLPHGVAVDSLVVNGIEVIATDGNGAVASGTVEVNVIDAELTLTPSDITGTNAAGIYTGLLTTDGADQDYSADLSANIAGWNGSTITFADSGMTSNGLTIFYFVDPSDPSILIAYSDISGNPSTYDASNANQSVIFTLSMDPNNDNYQLNLTQSIDQLESVTIVNMAGGVGGNTPAVYVSYNGTSYDINNDINDVAQGNEMAFTLTSSSGGVSSSVNGNTNGFGVQNAAVDQGENLVIDYANDVASASVQFDGANLIHYKAYDADGNLLGEGDIASGGLISNLGSISYIELSTSPADGNDNFQFTGTSAENIVSSTEDVNLEIDVTVTDSDGDSSTGIIDIALDAPVTPVSAPVALTQNALSLLSEVDLNNDGSESDTQSLRFQSGSESITAFQFGDTDAIQVSGVNANISWSLNESGQLIGTFQGKESIRLTLNWARIESGEQGSVTVTAELLENFPHNVNTENLVISGISILGVDALGATAQSSLTVSVVDYSDPVDDFATIAEGSIATGNVLTNDIDPDSNFTVTSFTVSGQSYTTNATFIIINEGRFALESDGSYIFVPNTNWNGQVPDITYTTNTGATAVLTITVTEGDSAPEFRSGTDIEGDSANVDNYDFGFKPEGSSSGTLVGSVIADDPDTNDNLSYSFSNGTLTDGVFTIDADTGEISLNKDIDDADLGVFTLNVVATDLTGLTDTATVNIELTNVNEPPVATDDYFGIGLSATYYSYNDGTDGGNLSSVGQVRSFINSNDADASFFATSLNYAKGGGNLGTGTSLQDFLGSDAASLSNDPGNSSDAILHMQGAVQLDVGTYGLKVTADDGYSIVIDGVVVAEVSKNQASSTRYPGDSGHIYFDIDTAGAHSIEIIYWDQGGAYELNIELGQFDNTNQQIGSYTPLGDQIVANGIIVLEDTPYTFNAADILANDSDVDGDLITIQSVDNAEHGSVSLDVNGNILFTPDVGYTGSASYEYTITDPSGLTDTATVYFDILPTRDYGFVSGTDGDNDIQGGDDHDIIVSDTTGLQIVPGENYNIAFILDSSGSMGTTAVNAAKEQLIEVFKTLLASASGLNSGVVNVAVIDFSGSAVLSLSVDIKDLDISALESGTDAAWNAITNGGSTDYVDAFNAARDWFSSNDVTSNAGNNITYFITDGKHNAGGNPQAAFNLLNGLSIVEAVGIKNDLNAADLIQYDSDGQVRAKISVDNLASVILGSETNLLQGDDQTTGGLGNDIIFGDLTQFTGIDGQGFTALQKLVAQETNVEANEVSVQDIHAFISVNTAMFDVSQTHDGIDTLNGNEGNDILFGQGGNDTLIGGLGNDTLIGGLGDDTMIGGLGNDTMTGGDGEDTFVWSANSVDGTETTDHITDFSLLEDKLDLSDILQGDTVNELSQYISFTDENGSTSINIDTNNDGVFDQHIVLDGVDLFTEFGSSEAQIITGLLGSNGEGPLIVGTSTGDSAAPAAVNMPDSLNEELWAQGFTIIP, from the coding sequence GTGACCCTCACCGGTCTGGCACAAAACATTGCGGTTGCTAACGGCACCGTGGTGATCGCCGATAACGGCAGCATGACCTTTGAGCCGACAGACAACTATTACGGCCCTGTCACCTTTGATTACATCGCGACTGACGCAGATGGTGACATCGACACCGGTACGGTCAACATCACCGTAATGCCAAATGTTTCTGGAGGGAATTCCACCTCCCTCACAGTTGATGACTCAGATACGATTGGTAGTGCTACAGATTCAGATTCGAATGGCTTGAACTTTACAGCTGGTGTTGCCGCTGTGAGCTTGTTTGCTTTTGGTAGTTTGGCTAATATCGGTGTGACAGGACTTGATGGAAACTTAACTTGGACGGTTGATAGCTCTGGTAATTTAATCGGTAGTCTAGATGGTTCACCCATCTTACAACTTAGCTTATCAGGCACTACGATTGCAGCAGGGGATACTGGTTCAGTGACGGTATCAGTCACTTTATTAGACAATTTACCTCATGGTGTCGCCGTTGATTCACTCGTCGTTAACGGTATAGAAGTCATAGCTACTGACGGTAATGGTGCCGTCGCATCTGGAACTGTCGAAGTAAATGTTATCGATGCTGAACTGACTCTAACACCATCAGATATTACCGGCACTAACGCCGCGGGAATATACACAGGCCTATTAACAACTGATGGGGCAGATCAAGATTATAGCGCCGATCTGAGTGCTAATATTGCTGGCTGGAATGGCTCTACAATTACATTTGCAGATTCAGGCATGACATCGAATGGCTTAACGATCTTCTACTTTGTTGACCCTAGCGATCCAAGCATTCTTATTGCTTATTCCGATATAAGTGGCAACCCCTCTACATATGATGCCAGTAATGCGAATCAATCTGTAATCTTCACGTTATCAATGGATCCAAATAACGACAACTATCAACTAAATCTTACTCAATCTATTGATCAGCTTGAAAGCGTAACCATAGTCAATATGGCTGGCGGTGTGGGTGGCAATACACCTGCCGTATATGTTTCCTATAACGGCACTAGCTACGATATCAATAATGATATTAATGATGTAGCTCAAGGCAATGAGATGGCATTTACCCTGACATCAAGCTCAGGGGGAGTATCTTCTTCAGTAAATGGCAACACTAATGGCTTTGGTGTACAAAATGCTGCCGTTGATCAAGGAGAGAACCTTGTTATTGATTATGCCAATGATGTGGCATCCGCATCCGTCCAGTTCGACGGGGCTAACCTTATACATTATAAAGCTTACGATGCTGATGGAAATCTGCTCGGAGAGGGTGACATTGCCAGTGGTGGACTCATTAGCAACTTAGGTTCAATTAGTTATATTGAACTTTCAACAAGTCCTGCTGATGGCAATGACAACTTCCAGTTTACCGGTACTTCGGCTGAAAACATCGTTAGCTCAACTGAAGATGTAAACTTAGAAATTGACGTGACGGTTACTGATAGTGATGGAGATAGCAGCACCGGGATTATCGATATTGCCCTAGACGCACCTGTTACGCCTGTAAGCGCACCTGTAGCATTAACCCAAAATGCGCTTTCTCTATTGAGCGAAGTAGATTTAAATAATGATGGGAGTGAGTCAGATACACAATCTTTACGCTTCCAGTCAGGCAGTGAATCTATTACAGCATTCCAATTTGGAGATACAGATGCAATTCAAGTCTCTGGTGTTAATGCTAATATTTCCTGGTCGTTAAATGAATCAGGACAGCTTATAGGTACATTCCAAGGTAAAGAGTCTATTCGTTTAACACTAAACTGGGCAAGAATTGAAAGCGGCGAGCAGGGAAGTGTCACAGTAACTGCCGAGTTGCTAGAAAACTTCCCTCACAATGTGAACACTGAAAACCTAGTTATCAGTGGTATAAGTATTCTGGGTGTTGATGCTTTAGGAGCCACTGCGCAATCAAGCCTGACAGTATCAGTCGTTGATTACTCAGATCCTGTTGATGACTTTGCCACCATTGCAGAAGGCTCAATTGCTACGGGTAATGTACTAACCAATGATATTGATCCTGATAGTAATTTCACTGTAACTAGCTTTACTGTTTCAGGCCAAAGCTATACCACCAATGCAACATTCATTATCATTAATGAAGGTCGCTTTGCTTTAGAGTCGGATGGTAGCTACATATTTGTCCCTAATACTAATTGGAATGGTCAAGTCCCTGATATCACCTATACCACTAATACTGGTGCAACAGCGGTACTTACAATTACCGTCACCGAAGGAGATTCAGCGCCAGAGTTTAGGTCAGGTACTGATATTGAGGGAGATTCGGCAAATGTCGATAACTATGACTTTGGATTTAAGCCTGAAGGAAGTAGTAGCGGCACTCTAGTCGGTTCAGTGATTGCCGACGATCCAGATACTAATGATAACCTAAGTTACAGCTTTTCTAACGGCACATTGACTGATGGCGTATTCACAATCGATGCCGACACTGGTGAAATATCCCTCAATAAAGACATTGATGATGCGGATCTAGGTGTCTTTACCCTAAATGTTGTTGCCACCGATTTAACAGGGCTTACAGATACAGCAACGGTCAATATAGAATTAACAAATGTTAACGAGCCTCCAGTTGCGACGGATGACTACTTTGGCATTGGCTTAAGCGCTACGTACTACAGCTACAATGATGGTACTGATGGTGGCAACCTATCGTCTGTGGGTCAGGTTCGCAGCTTTATCAACAGTAATGATGCAGATGCATCTTTCTTTGCCACAAGCCTTAATTATGCAAAAGGCGGGGGTAATCTAGGTACAGGGACTAGCTTACAAGATTTTCTCGGTAGTGACGCCGCGAGCCTGAGTAACGATCCAGGCAACAGTTCTGACGCCATACTGCACATGCAAGGTGCAGTACAACTTGATGTTGGAACATATGGTCTAAAAGTCACTGCAGACGACGGCTACTCTATTGTAATTGATGGAGTGGTGGTTGCTGAGGTATCTAAGAACCAGGCATCAAGTACCCGTTATCCAGGTGACAGTGGCCATATTTATTTCGATATCGATACCGCTGGCGCACATTCCATTGAAATCATCTATTGGGATCAAGGGGGAGCTTACGAACTAAATATTGAACTTGGTCAGTTTGATAATACTAACCAGCAAATTGGTAGTTACACTCCACTAGGAGATCAGATTGTAGCTAACGGTATAATAGTACTCGAAGATACACCGTACACCTTTAATGCAGCAGACATACTTGCCAATGATAGCGATGTTGATGGCGATCTAATTACGATTCAAAGCGTGGACAATGCCGAGCATGGCAGCGTATCACTGGATGTAAATGGCAATATTTTGTTTACCCCAGATGTAGGCTATACGGGTTCTGCTAGTTATGAATACACCATTACCGATCCAAGTGGCTTAACTGATACCGCAACCGTTTACTTTGATATTTTGCCTACACGAGATTATGGCTTTGTATCTGGGACTGACGGTGACAATGACATCCAAGGCGGTGACGACCACGACATAATAGTCAGTGACACAACGGGCTTACAAATTGTTCCAGGTGAAAACTACAACATCGCCTTTATTCTTGATTCCTCTGGTAGCATGGGAACAACAGCTGTAAATGCAGCCAAAGAGCAATTGATTGAAGTATTTAAAACACTTCTTGCATCTGCATCAGGGCTAAATTCTGGGGTAGTTAACGTCGCTGTAATTGATTTTTCAGGGTCTGCTGTATTAAGTCTTTCTGTAGATATTAAAGATCTAGATATCAGCGCACTAGAATCTGGCACCGATGCAGCTTGGAACGCGATTACCAATGGTGGCAGTACAGACTATGTTGATGCATTTAATGCTGCAAGAGATTGGTTTAGCAGCAACGATGTGACAAGTAATGCTGGAAACAATATTACTTACTTCATTACTGACGGCAAACATAACGCAGGCGGTAATCCTCAAGCTGCATTTAACTTATTAAATGGGCTATCTATCGTCGAGGCTGTTGGTATTAAAAATGACTTAAATGCAGCTGATTTAATTCAATACGACAGTGATGGACAAGTTAGGGCTAAAATTAGTGTCGATAATTTAGCTAGCGTTATACTTGGGTCTGAAACTAACCTATTACAAGGAGATGACCAAACAACCGGAGGCTTAGGTAATGACATTATTTTTGGTGATTTAACCCAATTTACTGGCATTGATGGTCAAGGCTTTACAGCTCTGCAAAAACTGGTTGCTCAAGAAACTAACGTCGAAGCTAACGAAGTCTCAGTACAGGATATTCATGCCTTTATTTCTGTTAATACAGCCATGTTTGATGTGTCTCAAACCCATGACGGCATTGATACTCTCAATGGTAATGAAGGTAACGACATTCTCTTCGGCCAGGGCGGTAATGACACTTTAATTGGTGGTCTAGGTAACGACACCTTAATTGGTGGCCTCGGAGACGACACAATGATTGGTGGCTTGGGCAATGACACCATGACCGGCGGCGATGGAGAAGATACCTTTGTTTGGAGTGCTAACTCCGTCGACGGTACAGAGACTACCGACCACATTACCGACTTTAGCCTGTTGGAAGATAAGCTTGACCTAAGTGATATTCTTCAAGGAGATACGGTCAATGAACTTTCGCAGTACATCAGCTTTACTGATGAAAACGGGAGTACCTCAATCAATATCGATACCAACAACGATGGAGTTTTCGATCAACATATCGTGCTCGACGGTGTTGACCTATTTACCGAGTTCGGCTCGAGTGAGGCCCAAATAATTACAGGGCTGTTAGGCAGCAATGGTGAGGGCCCATTAATTGTAGGTACCTCTACTGGTGACTCTGCAGCCCCAGCAGCTGTCAATATGCCTGACTCGCTAAATGAAGAACTCTGGGCACAAGGTTTCACGATCATACCTTAA
- a CDS encoding type I secretion system permease/ATPase, with protein sequence MTVSASKKTEQWTISASQRVIVDPLLDSLVLLTEYFGSPCSSDSLAAGLPMQGHVLTPELLPQAASRAGLAAKLSRKGLNEITPILLPCILLLKDKKACLLRELDVEHDKAIIQLPETGGEETLSIEELEALYVGYLFLVKQEYRGDMGFDVHLHENKSHWLLQTLKDSAPIYRDALIASVLVNLFALVSPLFIMNVYDKVVPNLAFNSLWVLAIGAGIAYIFDLVMRQLRSYLIDVAGKKVDIIVSSQLFAKAVGIPLEKRSPSVGGMAKQLGEFDSIRDILTSATITTLVDLPFALFFLTIIYLVAGDLALIPLVGSFIIIAYTLIMQPKLKAAIEESNKFSGLKHGHLIESLSSLESIKSSGAEGLVQKSWQQMIGHTASWQLKSKKISTSVTNVATFVVQTSVIFVVILGVYRVADNLISMGGIIAAVILSSRAISPMAQLAGLMTRGNQTASALRQLNEIMAQESEFENKGHLVSRQRLQGQISADHLAFSYPNSERPILHPLSIKIEPGERIAIIGRNGSGKSTLAKVLVGLFQPSKGSLTYDGLDSAQIHPSDLRRNFGYLPQDITLFHGTIRDNILFGTRQVTEHQLIRAVQLSGVNLFTNLESEGLDQQVGEGGRELSRGQRQTIALARATLNDPPVLLMDEPTASLDARAEKQFIQAMHNVSKDRTLLLITHKMHLLNLVDRIIVLDRGHIVADGAKADVLKKLNEGLLAGAVNK encoded by the coding sequence GTGACAGTTTCAGCTTCTAAGAAAACTGAGCAATGGACCATTTCAGCATCTCAGCGCGTTATTGTTGATCCATTGCTAGACAGTTTAGTTTTACTTACTGAATACTTCGGTAGCCCTTGCTCCAGCGACTCTCTGGCGGCAGGCCTGCCTATGCAAGGGCATGTCCTAACACCAGAGCTACTGCCTCAAGCAGCCAGCCGAGCAGGTTTAGCAGCTAAGCTATCCCGTAAGGGACTCAATGAAATAACGCCAATTTTACTGCCGTGTATTTTGCTGCTGAAAGATAAAAAAGCCTGCCTACTTCGAGAGCTAGATGTTGAGCACGATAAAGCGATTATCCAGTTACCTGAAACCGGCGGTGAAGAAACACTGTCAATTGAAGAGCTCGAAGCGCTTTATGTGGGCTACTTGTTTCTTGTTAAACAGGAGTATCGTGGCGATATGGGCTTTGATGTCCACCTTCACGAGAACAAATCTCACTGGCTATTACAGACACTTAAAGACTCTGCCCCAATTTATCGTGACGCCTTAATCGCATCAGTATTAGTCAACTTATTCGCACTGGTGTCGCCACTATTTATTATGAATGTATACGACAAAGTCGTGCCTAACTTAGCATTTAATTCTTTATGGGTATTAGCGATAGGTGCGGGCATAGCTTATATCTTTGACTTGGTAATGCGTCAGTTACGCAGTTACTTAATCGATGTCGCGGGTAAGAAAGTCGATATTATCGTCTCCTCGCAACTGTTCGCAAAGGCCGTCGGGATTCCATTAGAAAAACGTTCGCCAAGTGTGGGCGGTATGGCCAAGCAACTCGGAGAATTTGACAGTATTCGAGATATTCTCACCTCTGCCACCATTACCACATTAGTCGATCTGCCCTTTGCGCTATTCTTTTTGACCATTATCTACCTAGTCGCAGGTGATCTTGCGCTTATTCCATTGGTCGGTAGTTTTATAATTATTGCTTACACCTTGATTATGCAGCCAAAACTAAAAGCGGCAATAGAAGAAAGTAATAAATTCTCAGGCTTAAAACATGGTCATCTTATCGAGTCACTTTCATCACTAGAGTCTATCAAATCAAGTGGTGCCGAAGGCTTAGTTCAAAAAAGTTGGCAACAGATGATCGGGCATACCGCTAGCTGGCAGTTAAAATCTAAAAAGATTTCAACTTCAGTCACGAATGTCGCGACATTCGTGGTGCAGACTTCTGTTATTTTCGTCGTAATATTAGGTGTCTATCGTGTAGCAGACAATCTAATCTCTATGGGTGGCATCATTGCAGCCGTGATCTTATCCAGTCGCGCAATATCCCCTATGGCGCAGTTAGCAGGATTAATGACACGAGGCAACCAAACTGCCAGTGCACTGCGTCAACTTAATGAAATCATGGCTCAAGAGAGTGAGTTTGAAAACAAAGGTCATCTCGTTAGCAGACAGCGATTACAAGGCCAAATTAGTGCGGACCACTTAGCATTTAGCTATCCAAATTCAGAACGGCCAATACTTCATCCATTATCAATAAAAATTGAACCTGGCGAACGGATTGCAATAATAGGCCGTAATGGTTCAGGTAAAAGTACTCTCGCTAAAGTGCTGGTTGGACTTTTTCAGCCTAGCAAGGGCAGTCTCACATACGACGGCCTAGATTCAGCTCAAATACACCCAAGTGATCTACGACGTAACTTCGGTTATTTACCGCAAGATATTACTTTGTTTCACGGCACCATTCGCGACAACATCCTCTTTGGAACACGACAAGTTACCGAACATCAGCTGATTAGGGCCGTACAGTTATCGGGGGTTAACTTGTTTACTAATCTAGAATCCGAAGGGCTCGATCAACAAGTGGGTGAAGGAGGCAGAGAGCTTTCTCGTGGTCAACGACAGACCATTGCATTAGCACGAGCAACGCTGAACGATCCCCCGGTATTATTAATGGATGAACCAACGGCCAGTTTAGACGCTAGAGCTGAAAAACAGTTTATTCAAGCTATGCACAATGTCAGTAAAGACCGAACGCTATTGCTTATTACCCACAAAATGCACTTATTGAATTTGGTTGACCGCATTATCGTATTAGACCGCGGCCACATTGTTGCCGACGGTGCTAAAGCTGATGTACTTAAAAAGCTAAATGAAGGCTTGCTTGCAGGAGCGGTAAATAAATGA
- a CDS encoding HlyD family type I secretion periplasmic adaptor subunit, giving the protein MSKHLTSQDLDMVDDVYGAMMADAPTSHRLTIWALASLAVTFLIWAYFAELDQVTTGMGKVIPSSQIQIIQSLDGGILQDMYVQEGFMVTKGQALARIDATRFKSDFAQQEQEVNSLLSNVIRLKTELNSITISNIGTDWREQVKIQPHVLIFPELLEDNEPELTKRQREEYQGRIDNLSNQLEIQARQIQQRNQEIQELASKIRTLTTSFQLVSRELELTRPLADKGIVPEVELLKLQRVVNDIQGELSSLRLLRPKVKSTMDEAILKRRETVLIFAADTRAQLNEMQTKLSRMNEAQVGAQDKVSKAEITSPVNGTIKTIHINTLGGVVQPGVDIIEIVPSEDKLLIETKIIPKDIAFLHPGLPAVVKITAYDFTRYGGLNGVVEHISADTTQDEEGNSFYIVKVRTEFSSLTKDDGTEMPIIPGMLTSVDVITGQRSVLEYILNPILRAKDTALRER; this is encoded by the coding sequence ATGAGTAAGCATTTAACTTCACAAGACTTAGACATGGTTGACGATGTTTATGGCGCCATGATGGCCGATGCACCGACCAGCCATCGATTAACCATATGGGCGCTTGCATCGCTCGCCGTCACATTTTTGATTTGGGCCTACTTTGCTGAGTTGGATCAAGTCACGACAGGAATGGGAAAAGTCATTCCCTCTTCTCAAATCCAGATAATACAGAGCTTAGATGGCGGCATATTGCAAGATATGTACGTGCAAGAAGGCTTTATGGTGACCAAGGGACAAGCACTTGCACGCATTGATGCAACACGCTTTAAATCTGACTTTGCCCAGCAAGAGCAAGAGGTTAATAGTTTACTATCCAATGTCATCCGTTTAAAAACCGAGTTGAACAGTATCACTATTTCTAATATCGGCACTGACTGGAGAGAGCAAGTAAAAATACAACCTCATGTGCTAATTTTTCCTGAGTTATTAGAAGATAATGAGCCGGAGCTCACTAAGAGACAACGAGAAGAGTACCAAGGTCGGATTGATAACCTGAGTAACCAGCTCGAGATCCAAGCAAGACAGATCCAACAACGAAATCAAGAGATCCAAGAGTTAGCCTCTAAAATCAGAACACTCACAACAAGCTTCCAATTAGTCTCTAGAGAACTAGAGCTGACGAGGCCACTAGCAGATAAAGGGATTGTTCCCGAAGTTGAACTGCTCAAGCTGCAGCGAGTCGTAAACGACATTCAAGGAGAGCTGTCTTCATTACGGTTATTACGCCCAAAAGTGAAGTCAACCATGGATGAGGCCATTTTGAAGCGCAGAGAAACTGTGCTTATTTTTGCTGCGGATACTCGGGCTCAGTTAAATGAGATGCAAACCAAGCTGTCGCGTATGAATGAAGCACAAGTTGGCGCACAAGACAAAGTCAGTAAAGCTGAAATCACCTCCCCTGTTAACGGCACCATTAAAACGATTCACATTAATACGCTCGGCGGTGTTGTACAGCCTGGCGTTGATATTATTGAAATTGTTCCTTCAGAAGACAAGCTGCTTATTGAAACCAAGATTATCCCCAAAGACATCGCATTCTTACATCCGGGCCTTCCGGCAGTAGTCAAAATCACCGCTTATGACTTCACTCGATATGGTGGGTTAAATGGGGTTGTAGAGCATATTAGTGCTGATACTACACAAGATGAAGAGGGCAATAGTTTCTATATTGTAAAAGTTAGAACGGAGTTTTCTAGCTTAACAAAGGACGATGGCACGGAAATGCCTATCATACCAGGGATGTTAACCTCGGTTGATGTGATTACTGGGCAGAGATCTGTTTTAGAGTACATACTTAATCCAATATTACGGGCTAAAGATACGGCGCTCAGAGAGCGTTGA
- a CDS encoding TolC family outer membrane protein, which produces MDSSIMRQVRRSAIALAVGALILPASAYSQTLEQAVAHTLDTNPEIRIAFNRFKAREEQVNQAVAGYMPTVDISGGYGWEQTNSPSTRRRAGQGDVDDDGVIELERGEAGFSIKQMLFDGFYTSSEVDRYSFEASAEQWALFAAAEDMALDVVKVYTNYIRSEQVLTLAEKNLESHKDIYDQIKQRTDSGLSSTADLSQITGRLARANANVISARNNFYDARSQFVRIVEQEPEDMIVPVPDADMLPSDLSTSVMMAQDNHPILKSASSDIHAAENEKDSAQSNYYPKFTLELDGNWNNDLDGEDGYSLLSSNNVGGHSNDLVAMIRVKYNLFAGGRDLAREKEAAYKIGEAKEIRQRAHRQVVEGVNLAWNAYELLTPQKMYIRDHVIAAKDTQVAYSQQFNLGQRTLLDLLDTENELFEARKDYLVSEYDQIVSQYRILNATGQLLDSLRVTRPDVWQGERDYEGGVPQ; this is translated from the coding sequence ATGGACAGCAGCATAATGCGGCAGGTAAGACGTAGTGCCATTGCACTCGCCGTTGGCGCACTAATATTGCCCGCGTCGGCTTATAGCCAAACGTTAGAGCAAGCAGTAGCGCACACATTAGATACAAATCCTGAAATACGGATCGCATTTAATCGCTTTAAAGCACGAGAAGAGCAAGTTAACCAAGCTGTTGCAGGTTACATGCCTACCGTCGATATTTCTGGTGGTTACGGATGGGAGCAAACTAACAGCCCATCGACTCGTCGCCGTGCAGGCCAAGGTGACGTCGATGATGACGGTGTTATTGAGCTAGAACGAGGTGAAGCCGGTTTTAGTATTAAACAAATGCTATTTGACGGTTTTTATACCAGCAGCGAAGTTGATAGATATAGCTTTGAAGCCAGTGCAGAGCAATGGGCATTATTTGCGGCAGCCGAAGATATGGCGCTTGATGTGGTTAAGGTATACACCAACTACATCCGCAGTGAACAAGTGCTCACCTTGGCTGAGAAAAACCTCGAAAGCCATAAAGATATATATGATCAGATTAAACAAAGAACCGATTCAGGATTAAGCTCAACGGCAGATCTATCTCAAATCACCGGCCGTTTAGCACGTGCGAATGCCAATGTGATTTCTGCTCGCAATAATTTCTATGATGCCAGATCACAGTTCGTTCGCATTGTGGAGCAAGAGCCTGAAGATATGATCGTTCCAGTGCCTGATGCCGATATGTTACCAAGCGACCTCAGCACCAGTGTGATGATGGCGCAAGATAATCACCCGATCCTTAAATCAGCCTCAAGTGACATTCATGCCGCTGAGAATGAAAAAGATTCGGCTCAATCAAATTATTACCCTAAGTTTACCTTAGAGCTTGATGGTAATTGGAATAACGATCTTGACGGTGAAGACGGTTACTCATTGTTATCAAGTAACAATGTTGGTGGCCATAGTAACGATCTCGTTGCCATGATCAGAGTTAAGTACAACCTATTTGCGGGTGGCCGTGATTTGGCCCGAGAAAAAGAAGCAGCCTATAAAATAGGTGAAGCAAAAGAGATCCGTCAACGTGCGCATAGACAAGTCGTTGAAGGGGTTAACTTAGCTTGGAATGCATATGAGCTATTAACACCGCAAAAAATGTATATTCGTGACCACGTTATTGCAGCTAAAGACACGCAAGTAGCCTATAGCCAACAGTTCAATTTAGGTCAACGTACATTACTGGATTTGCTCGATACCGAAAATGAATTATTTGAAGCAAGAAAGGATTATTTAGTCTCTGAATATGACCAAATAGTGTCGCAATACCGCATTCTCAATGCGACAGGGCAATTACTTGATTCATTAAGAGTGACTCGCCCAGATGTATGGCAAGGTGAACGAGATTACGAAGGAGGAGTACCGCAATGA
- a CDS encoding OmpA family protein produces MKTLIIILSLAILGGCSMRDTVSMDTPTKQVYDLNDIDHDGVIVARERCTETELGATIDNYGCGKIKPINERQELKILFANDSYYIDPVYYTQVEIIASFMQKFPNTQAVIEGHCSKTGSHDHNQELSQNRANAVSALLSERFDIESSRLSAVGYSFDRPIDPTHTAAAHKVNRRVIAELTGDDTTADMKWHIYTVDEVVN; encoded by the coding sequence ATGAAAACCTTAATTATAATATTGAGTTTAGCCATATTAGGTGGCTGTTCAATGCGTGATACTGTATCAATGGACACGCCGACTAAGCAGGTTTACGATTTAAATGATATCGATCATGACGGTGTCATCGTAGCTAGAGAGCGTTGCACAGAAACAGAGCTTGGGGCAACTATCGATAACTATGGTTGTGGTAAAATCAAACCCATCAATGAACGTCAAGAGTTAAAGATTTTGTTTGCCAATGACTCTTACTACATCGATCCGGTTTACTATACCCAAGTAGAAATCATTGCCAGTTTTATGCAAAAGTTTCCCAATACACAAGCGGTTATTGAGGGCCATTGTAGTAAAACGGGATCTCATGATCATAACCAAGAACTATCGCAAAACAGAGCGAATGCCGTAAGTGCATTGCTAAGCGAGCGCTTTGATATTGAATCATCTCGTTTAAGTGCTGTAGGATATAGTTTTGATCGCCCAATCGATCCGACTCATACCGCTGCTGCGCATAAAGTGAATCGTCGAGTAATAGCGGAACTCACTGGGGATGACACTACTGCCGATATGAAATGGCATATATATACCGTAGATGAAGTTGTTAATTAG